The Ictidomys tridecemlineatus isolate mIctTri1 chromosome 6, mIctTri1.hap1, whole genome shotgun sequence genome includes a region encoding these proteins:
- the Akap3 gene encoding A-kinase anchor protein 3 isoform X2, with the protein MSERVDWLQSQNGVCKVDVYSPGDSQPQDWKMEASTDPVRVLSWLRRDLEKSTAEFQDIRFKPGESSFGEETANPGNRGFCIDYFNNPQKGSPGRLHFEVTHKETPSQDPCPQAGKGSSVDEVSFYANRLTNLVIAMARKEINEKIDGSENKCVRQSLYVGDEPVPKKSLSTVASELVNETVSACANTTSPDKAPGSGDRASGLSQSPPNLKYKSTLKIKECTKESKCPDDKSASKKSFFYKEVFESRNAGDAKEGGKSLPGEKKMFSGQERPSDFTASVSQGIMTYANSVVSDMMVSIMKTLRIQVKDTTIATILLKKVLIKHAKEVVSDLIDSFMKNLHNVTGTLMTDTDFISAVKRSLFSQGSQKATDIMDAMLGKLYTVMFAKKFPDNLRKTKDKSESYSLLSMKGIDRNMNFTMKSEAKVKEKIYSSGKSEKEKTCAETLGEHIIKEGLTMWHKTQKKECKSPDFEPAATNKQKNPAPDIPFECLDPCSFSPSLHFPEIPENFMCDSDSWAKDLIVSALLLIQYHLAQGGRMDAQSFLEAAGSSNFPITKTPVVLDESSLKTPHVVCDQEQSEKKDLMSVFFNFIRNLLGETIFKGDNSCESKAPEKSDKEKDCNQGERPMTPSPKLSEGDEAGAFSGLTKMVANQLDGNMNGQMVDHLVDSVMKLCLIIAKSCDSPLAELGDEKSGDASRPNSAFPESLYECLPVKGTGTAEALLQNAYQAIHNELRCASGQPPEGCTAPKVIVSNHNLSDTVQNKQLQAVLQWVAASELNVPILYFAGDDEGIQEKLLQLSAAAVDKGRSVGEVLQSVLRYEKERQLDEAVGNVTRLQLLDWLMVNL; encoded by the exons ATGTCAGAAAGGGTTGACTGGTTACAAAGCCAAAATGGAGTATGCAAAGTCGATGTCTATTCTCCTGGAGACAGCCAACCCCAGGACTGGAAAATG GAAGCATCAACAGATCCTGTCAGAGTGCTCAGCTGGCTCCGCAGAGACCTGGAAAAAAGTACAGCAGAATTCCAAGATATTAGATTCAAGCCTGGAGAATCGTCATTTGGTGAGGAAACTGCCAACCCAGGAAACAGAGGTTTCTGTATAGACTATTTCAACAACCCCCAGAAGGGCAGTCCAGGGAGATTGCATTTTGAGGTAACTCACAAAGAGACTCCCTCCCAGGACCCCTGTCCTCAAGCTGGTAAAGGGAGTTCAGTCGATGAAGTTTCCTTCTATGCTAACCGCCTCACAAATCTAGTCATAGCTATGGCCCGCAAGGAGATCAATGAGAAGATCGACGGCTCTGAAAACAAATGTGTCCGTCAATCATTGTATGTAGGGGATGAACCTGTACCCAAAAAGAGCCTGAGTACAGTAGCATCAGAGTTGGTGAATGAAACTGTCTCTGCATGTGCCAATACAACTTCCCCAGACAAGGCTCCTGGCTCTGGAGACAGAGCCTCCGGATTATCACAGAGTCCCCCAAATTTGAAGTACAAGAGCACTTTGAAAATCAAGGAGTGTACCAAGGAAAGCAAGTGTCCAGATGACAAGTCCGCTTCTAAGAAGTCTTTCTTCTATAAGGAAGTGTTTGAATCTCGGAATGCAGGTGATGCCAAAGAGGGTGGAAAGTCCCTGCCTGGGGAGAAAAAGATGTTCAGTGGGCAGGAAAGGCCTAGTGACTTTACAGCTTCCGTTAGTCAAGGGATCATGACCTATGCCAATAGTGTGGTATCGGATATGATGGTCTCCATCATGAAGACACTGAGGATCCAAGTGAAGGACACAACCATTGCCACCATCTTACTAAAGAAAGTACTGATCAAACATGCAAAAGAAGTCGTCTCAGATCTCATTGATTCCTTCATGAAGAATCTCCACAATGTCACCGGGACCCTTATGACTGATACAGACTTTATCTCAGCTGTGAAAAGAAGTCTCTTCTCTCAAGGAAGCCAAAAGGCTACAGATATCATGGACGCCATGCTAGGTAAACTATACACTGTGATGTTTGCCAAAAAATTCCCTGATAATCTCCGGAAAACCAAGGATAAGTCAGAGAGTTATTCCCTCCTCTCCATGAAAGGAATAGACCGAAATATGAACTTTACAATGAAATCTGAAGctaaagtgaaagaaaagatATATTCGTCAGGCAAATCAGAGAAGGAGAAGACTTGTGCTGAAACCCTGGGTGAGCATATTATCAAAGAGGGGTTGACCATGTGGCATAAAACTCAAAAGAAAGAGTGTAAATCTCCAGATTTCGAACCTGCAGCTACCAACAAACAGAAAAATCCTGCACCAGACATTCCCTTTGAGTGTCTGGATCCTTGCAGTTTCAGCCCTTCTCTGCATTTCCCAGAGATACCAGAGAATTTTATGTGTGATTCAGACTCCTGGGCCAAGGACCTGATTGTGTCTGCCCTGCTTCTGATTCAGTACCACCTGGCTCAGGGAGGAAGGATGGATGCACAGAGCTTCCTTGAAGCTGCTGGCTCCTCCAACTTTCCCATCACCAAGACCCCTGTAGTTTTAGATGAATCCAGCCTTAAGACCCCTCACGTGGTATGTGACCAAGAACAATCAGAAAAGAAGGATCTAATGagtgttttcttcaattttatccgGAACTTACTTGGTGAAACTATTTTCAAGGGTGACAATAGCTGTGAATCCAAGGCTCCAGAAAAGTCAGATAAGGAAAAAGATTGCAACCAGGGTGAAAGACCTATGACCCCTTCCCCCAAATTATCTGAAGGTGATGAGGCTGGTGCCTTTTCTGGGCTGACCAAGATGGTTGCCAACCAGCTGGATGGCAACATGAATGGGCAAATGGTAGATCATCTGGTGGACTCAGTGATGAAGTTGTGTCTCATTATTGCCAAGTCCTGTGACTCTCCCTTGGCAGAGCTGGGAGATGAGAAAAGTGGGGATGCCAGCCGGCCAAATTCAGCCTTCCCAGAGAGTTTATACGAGTGTTTACCAGTCAAAGGCACAGGAACAGCAGAGGCTCTCCTACAAAATGCCTATCAAGCCATCCATAATGAACTGAGATGTGCATCAGGACAGCCCCCTGAAGGATGTACAGCACCCAAAGTGATTGTCAGTAATCACAACCTATCTGACACAGTTCAGAACAAGCAACTCCAAGCTGTTCTTCAATGGGTAGCTGCTTCTGAGCTCAATGTCCCGATTTTGTACTTTGCTGGTGATGATGAAGGGATCCAAGAGAAG CTACTTCAGCTCTCGGCTGCTGCTGTAGACAAGGGACGCAGCGTAGGGGAGGTTCTGCAGTCGGTGCTGCGCTATGAGAAGGAGCGACAGCTGGATGAGGCGGTGGGAAATGTCACACGGCTGCAGCTGCTGGACTGGCTGATGGTGAACCTGTGA
- the Akap3 gene encoding A-kinase anchor protein 3 isoform X1, producing MSERVDWLQSQNGVCKVDVYSPGDSQPQDWKMSDETLSVFKEASTDPVRVLSWLRRDLEKSTAEFQDIRFKPGESSFGEETANPGNRGFCIDYFNNPQKGSPGRLHFEVTHKETPSQDPCPQAGKGSSVDEVSFYANRLTNLVIAMARKEINEKIDGSENKCVRQSLYVGDEPVPKKSLSTVASELVNETVSACANTTSPDKAPGSGDRASGLSQSPPNLKYKSTLKIKECTKESKCPDDKSASKKSFFYKEVFESRNAGDAKEGGKSLPGEKKMFSGQERPSDFTASVSQGIMTYANSVVSDMMVSIMKTLRIQVKDTTIATILLKKVLIKHAKEVVSDLIDSFMKNLHNVTGTLMTDTDFISAVKRSLFSQGSQKATDIMDAMLGKLYTVMFAKKFPDNLRKTKDKSESYSLLSMKGIDRNMNFTMKSEAKVKEKIYSSGKSEKEKTCAETLGEHIIKEGLTMWHKTQKKECKSPDFEPAATNKQKNPAPDIPFECLDPCSFSPSLHFPEIPENFMCDSDSWAKDLIVSALLLIQYHLAQGGRMDAQSFLEAAGSSNFPITKTPVVLDESSLKTPHVVCDQEQSEKKDLMSVFFNFIRNLLGETIFKGDNSCESKAPEKSDKEKDCNQGERPMTPSPKLSEGDEAGAFSGLTKMVANQLDGNMNGQMVDHLVDSVMKLCLIIAKSCDSPLAELGDEKSGDASRPNSAFPESLYECLPVKGTGTAEALLQNAYQAIHNELRCASGQPPEGCTAPKVIVSNHNLSDTVQNKQLQAVLQWVAASELNVPILYFAGDDEGIQEKLLQLSAAAVDKGRSVGEVLQSVLRYEKERQLDEAVGNVTRLQLLDWLMVNL from the exons ATGTCAGAAAGGGTTGACTGGTTACAAAGCCAAAATGGAGTATGCAAAGTCGATGTCTATTCTCCTGGAGACAGCCAACCCCAGGACTGGAAAATG TCGGATGAAACCTTGTCTGTTTTTAAGGAAGCATCAACAGATCCTGTCAGAGTGCTCAGCTGGCTCCGCAGAGACCTGGAAAAAAGTACAGCAGAATTCCAAGATATTAGATTCAAGCCTGGAGAATCGTCATTTGGTGAGGAAACTGCCAACCCAGGAAACAGAGGTTTCTGTATAGACTATTTCAACAACCCCCAGAAGGGCAGTCCAGGGAGATTGCATTTTGAGGTAACTCACAAAGAGACTCCCTCCCAGGACCCCTGTCCTCAAGCTGGTAAAGGGAGTTCAGTCGATGAAGTTTCCTTCTATGCTAACCGCCTCACAAATCTAGTCATAGCTATGGCCCGCAAGGAGATCAATGAGAAGATCGACGGCTCTGAAAACAAATGTGTCCGTCAATCATTGTATGTAGGGGATGAACCTGTACCCAAAAAGAGCCTGAGTACAGTAGCATCAGAGTTGGTGAATGAAACTGTCTCTGCATGTGCCAATACAACTTCCCCAGACAAGGCTCCTGGCTCTGGAGACAGAGCCTCCGGATTATCACAGAGTCCCCCAAATTTGAAGTACAAGAGCACTTTGAAAATCAAGGAGTGTACCAAGGAAAGCAAGTGTCCAGATGACAAGTCCGCTTCTAAGAAGTCTTTCTTCTATAAGGAAGTGTTTGAATCTCGGAATGCAGGTGATGCCAAAGAGGGTGGAAAGTCCCTGCCTGGGGAGAAAAAGATGTTCAGTGGGCAGGAAAGGCCTAGTGACTTTACAGCTTCCGTTAGTCAAGGGATCATGACCTATGCCAATAGTGTGGTATCGGATATGATGGTCTCCATCATGAAGACACTGAGGATCCAAGTGAAGGACACAACCATTGCCACCATCTTACTAAAGAAAGTACTGATCAAACATGCAAAAGAAGTCGTCTCAGATCTCATTGATTCCTTCATGAAGAATCTCCACAATGTCACCGGGACCCTTATGACTGATACAGACTTTATCTCAGCTGTGAAAAGAAGTCTCTTCTCTCAAGGAAGCCAAAAGGCTACAGATATCATGGACGCCATGCTAGGTAAACTATACACTGTGATGTTTGCCAAAAAATTCCCTGATAATCTCCGGAAAACCAAGGATAAGTCAGAGAGTTATTCCCTCCTCTCCATGAAAGGAATAGACCGAAATATGAACTTTACAATGAAATCTGAAGctaaagtgaaagaaaagatATATTCGTCAGGCAAATCAGAGAAGGAGAAGACTTGTGCTGAAACCCTGGGTGAGCATATTATCAAAGAGGGGTTGACCATGTGGCATAAAACTCAAAAGAAAGAGTGTAAATCTCCAGATTTCGAACCTGCAGCTACCAACAAACAGAAAAATCCTGCACCAGACATTCCCTTTGAGTGTCTGGATCCTTGCAGTTTCAGCCCTTCTCTGCATTTCCCAGAGATACCAGAGAATTTTATGTGTGATTCAGACTCCTGGGCCAAGGACCTGATTGTGTCTGCCCTGCTTCTGATTCAGTACCACCTGGCTCAGGGAGGAAGGATGGATGCACAGAGCTTCCTTGAAGCTGCTGGCTCCTCCAACTTTCCCATCACCAAGACCCCTGTAGTTTTAGATGAATCCAGCCTTAAGACCCCTCACGTGGTATGTGACCAAGAACAATCAGAAAAGAAGGATCTAATGagtgttttcttcaattttatccgGAACTTACTTGGTGAAACTATTTTCAAGGGTGACAATAGCTGTGAATCCAAGGCTCCAGAAAAGTCAGATAAGGAAAAAGATTGCAACCAGGGTGAAAGACCTATGACCCCTTCCCCCAAATTATCTGAAGGTGATGAGGCTGGTGCCTTTTCTGGGCTGACCAAGATGGTTGCCAACCAGCTGGATGGCAACATGAATGGGCAAATGGTAGATCATCTGGTGGACTCAGTGATGAAGTTGTGTCTCATTATTGCCAAGTCCTGTGACTCTCCCTTGGCAGAGCTGGGAGATGAGAAAAGTGGGGATGCCAGCCGGCCAAATTCAGCCTTCCCAGAGAGTTTATACGAGTGTTTACCAGTCAAAGGCACAGGAACAGCAGAGGCTCTCCTACAAAATGCCTATCAAGCCATCCATAATGAACTGAGATGTGCATCAGGACAGCCCCCTGAAGGATGTACAGCACCCAAAGTGATTGTCAGTAATCACAACCTATCTGACACAGTTCAGAACAAGCAACTCCAAGCTGTTCTTCAATGGGTAGCTGCTTCTGAGCTCAATGTCCCGATTTTGTACTTTGCTGGTGATGATGAAGGGATCCAAGAGAAG CTACTTCAGCTCTCGGCTGCTGCTGTAGACAAGGGACGCAGCGTAGGGGAGGTTCTGCAGTCGGTGCTGCGCTATGAGAAGGAGCGACAGCTGGATGAGGCGGTGGGAAATGTCACACGGCTGCAGCTGCTGGACTGGCTGATGGTGAACCTGTGA
- the Akap3 gene encoding A-kinase anchor protein 3 isoform X3, translating to MSERVDWLQSQNGVCKVDVYSPGDSQPQDWKMSDETLSVFKEASTDPVRVLSWLRRDLEKSTAEFQDIRFKPGESSFGEETANPGNRGFCIDYFNNPQKGSPGRLHFEVTHKETPSQDPCPQAGKGSSVDEVSFYANRLTNLVIAMARKEINEKIDGSENKCVRQSLYVGDEPVPKKSLSTVASELVNETVSACANTTSPDKAPGSGDRASGLSQSPPNLKYKSTLKIKECTKESKCPDDKSASKKSFFYKEVFESRNAGDAKEGGKSLPGEKKMFSGQERPSDFTASVSQGIMTYANSVVSDMMVSIMKTLRIQVKDTTIATILLKKVLIKHAKEVVSDLIDSFMKNLHNVTGTLMTDTDFISAVKRSLFSQGSQKATDIMDAMLGKLYTVMFAKKFPDNLRKTKDKSESYSLLSMKGIDRNMNFTMKSEAKVKEKIYSSGKSEKEKTCAETLGEHIIKEGLTMWHKTQKKECKSPDFEPAATNKQKNPAPDIPFECLDPCSFSPSLHFPEIPENFMCDSDSWAKDLIVSALLLIQYHLAQGGRMDAQSFLEAAGSSNFPITKTPVVLDESSLKTPHVVCDQEQSEKKDLMSVFFNFIRNLLGETIFKGDNSCESKAPEKSDKEKDCNQGERPMTPSPKLSEGDEAGAFSGLTKMVANQLDGNMNGQMVDHLVDSVMKLCLIIAKSCDSPLAELGDEKSGDASRPNSAFPESLYECLPVKGTGTAEALLQNAYQAIHNELRCASGQPPEGCTAPKVIVSNHNLSDTVQNKQLQAVLQWVAASELNVPILYFAGDDEGIQEKVQ from the exons ATGTCAGAAAGGGTTGACTGGTTACAAAGCCAAAATGGAGTATGCAAAGTCGATGTCTATTCTCCTGGAGACAGCCAACCCCAGGACTGGAAAATG TCGGATGAAACCTTGTCTGTTTTTAAGGAAGCATCAACAGATCCTGTCAGAGTGCTCAGCTGGCTCCGCAGAGACCTGGAAAAAAGTACAGCAGAATTCCAAGATATTAGATTCAAGCCTGGAGAATCGTCATTTGGTGAGGAAACTGCCAACCCAGGAAACAGAGGTTTCTGTATAGACTATTTCAACAACCCCCAGAAGGGCAGTCCAGGGAGATTGCATTTTGAGGTAACTCACAAAGAGACTCCCTCCCAGGACCCCTGTCCTCAAGCTGGTAAAGGGAGTTCAGTCGATGAAGTTTCCTTCTATGCTAACCGCCTCACAAATCTAGTCATAGCTATGGCCCGCAAGGAGATCAATGAGAAGATCGACGGCTCTGAAAACAAATGTGTCCGTCAATCATTGTATGTAGGGGATGAACCTGTACCCAAAAAGAGCCTGAGTACAGTAGCATCAGAGTTGGTGAATGAAACTGTCTCTGCATGTGCCAATACAACTTCCCCAGACAAGGCTCCTGGCTCTGGAGACAGAGCCTCCGGATTATCACAGAGTCCCCCAAATTTGAAGTACAAGAGCACTTTGAAAATCAAGGAGTGTACCAAGGAAAGCAAGTGTCCAGATGACAAGTCCGCTTCTAAGAAGTCTTTCTTCTATAAGGAAGTGTTTGAATCTCGGAATGCAGGTGATGCCAAAGAGGGTGGAAAGTCCCTGCCTGGGGAGAAAAAGATGTTCAGTGGGCAGGAAAGGCCTAGTGACTTTACAGCTTCCGTTAGTCAAGGGATCATGACCTATGCCAATAGTGTGGTATCGGATATGATGGTCTCCATCATGAAGACACTGAGGATCCAAGTGAAGGACACAACCATTGCCACCATCTTACTAAAGAAAGTACTGATCAAACATGCAAAAGAAGTCGTCTCAGATCTCATTGATTCCTTCATGAAGAATCTCCACAATGTCACCGGGACCCTTATGACTGATACAGACTTTATCTCAGCTGTGAAAAGAAGTCTCTTCTCTCAAGGAAGCCAAAAGGCTACAGATATCATGGACGCCATGCTAGGTAAACTATACACTGTGATGTTTGCCAAAAAATTCCCTGATAATCTCCGGAAAACCAAGGATAAGTCAGAGAGTTATTCCCTCCTCTCCATGAAAGGAATAGACCGAAATATGAACTTTACAATGAAATCTGAAGctaaagtgaaagaaaagatATATTCGTCAGGCAAATCAGAGAAGGAGAAGACTTGTGCTGAAACCCTGGGTGAGCATATTATCAAAGAGGGGTTGACCATGTGGCATAAAACTCAAAAGAAAGAGTGTAAATCTCCAGATTTCGAACCTGCAGCTACCAACAAACAGAAAAATCCTGCACCAGACATTCCCTTTGAGTGTCTGGATCCTTGCAGTTTCAGCCCTTCTCTGCATTTCCCAGAGATACCAGAGAATTTTATGTGTGATTCAGACTCCTGGGCCAAGGACCTGATTGTGTCTGCCCTGCTTCTGATTCAGTACCACCTGGCTCAGGGAGGAAGGATGGATGCACAGAGCTTCCTTGAAGCTGCTGGCTCCTCCAACTTTCCCATCACCAAGACCCCTGTAGTTTTAGATGAATCCAGCCTTAAGACCCCTCACGTGGTATGTGACCAAGAACAATCAGAAAAGAAGGATCTAATGagtgttttcttcaattttatccgGAACTTACTTGGTGAAACTATTTTCAAGGGTGACAATAGCTGTGAATCCAAGGCTCCAGAAAAGTCAGATAAGGAAAAAGATTGCAACCAGGGTGAAAGACCTATGACCCCTTCCCCCAAATTATCTGAAGGTGATGAGGCTGGTGCCTTTTCTGGGCTGACCAAGATGGTTGCCAACCAGCTGGATGGCAACATGAATGGGCAAATGGTAGATCATCTGGTGGACTCAGTGATGAAGTTGTGTCTCATTATTGCCAAGTCCTGTGACTCTCCCTTGGCAGAGCTGGGAGATGAGAAAAGTGGGGATGCCAGCCGGCCAAATTCAGCCTTCCCAGAGAGTTTATACGAGTGTTTACCAGTCAAAGGCACAGGAACAGCAGAGGCTCTCCTACAAAATGCCTATCAAGCCATCCATAATGAACTGAGATGTGCATCAGGACAGCCCCCTGAAGGATGTACAGCACCCAAAGTGATTGTCAGTAATCACAACCTATCTGACACAGTTCAGAACAAGCAACTCCAAGCTGTTCTTCAATGGGTAGCTGCTTCTGAGCTCAATGTCCCGATTTTGTACTTTGCTGGTGATGATGAAGGGATCCAAGAGAAG